AGCTATCCGTTGCCTTGAATGAAATATCTTCTGACAGTCCTTTTTATAACTTAGAAGGAAAAGACAATGTGGTAGCCATCAATACCAATCGATATGCAGTAGAACCACTGGTGATTAAAGGAGCCGGTGCAGGAGCCAACATAACGGCGAGCGGCGTCTTTTCTGATTTAATGCAAATCATCAATAATTGAGCATGAAAAGTATAACCGCCTTCGCCCCCGCCACACTTGCCAACTTCAATGTGGGCTATGATATTCTGGGACTTTCTTTGAATAACATTGGCGATGAAGTAGAGCTGACCTTTAACAATACGGGGACAAATAAAATCATCGAAATCATCAACGGTGACGGCCTTCCTTATGAGGTCGAAAAAAATTGCTGTTCAGTTGTGATCCGAAAAATGCAGGAAGCACAAAACGACTTTCGCGGAGTTGATATTCGACTGAAGAAAGGATTTGCCGCAGGGAGCGGACTGGGCTCGAGTAGCGCCAGCAGCGCTGCAGCCGCCTATGGTTACAACCACCTGATTGACTCACCCTATACCAGTAAAGAATTGGTAGCTTTCGCTGCCGAGGGGGAAAGAGTGGCTTGTGGTACTGATCACGTTGACAATGTGGCTCCATCTCTCCTGGGAGGCATCATCTTGGCCAAGGGAAAGAATCCCGACGACCTGATCAAACTTCCTTTGATCGACAATCTTTATATCGTCACACTCTATCCCAACATTACCGTAAATACAGCTGATTCCCGAAAGCTCTTGGAAGACCAAGTTCCTCTAGACACGTATATCAAACAAGTGGCGTATATGGGAACATTTGTGGCAGGTCTTTATGAAAAAAACCTTCGTTTGGTTGCGGACTCTCTGCGCGATTTGGTCGTAGAACCCGCACGAAGTTTTCTCATTCCGCACTTTAAAGAAATGAAATCTATGGCTATGACCAATGACGCTATGTCTTTTGGTATTTCGGGATCAGGTCCGTCCATATTTGCACTTGCCGAAGGCGAAGAAAATGCCAAGCGCATTGAAGCGGCTCTGTTAAAAATATACGAAGATGGAAACATCGCAACTCAAACCTTTATCAACGCGTTGGTCGAAAACAGCGGCGCACGAATTCTAAACCCGAAGCCATGAAGTACATCAGCACTAGAAAAAATGAGGAGAAGGCCTCATTCGAAGAGGCGGTCATCAACGGGCTCAGCCAAAACGGCGGTTTGTATTTTCCGGAAAGCATTCCTCAGCTTCCCGTTTCTTTTTTTGATCAAATTGAAAATCACGAAGACCACGAAATTGCTTTCCGAGTTCTTAAACCATTTGTGGAAGAATCCCTAACGGATGAACAACTCAGGCAAGTCATTGCGACCACTATTACCTTTCCAACTCCCGTCGTTGAGGTAGAAAAGGACATCTACTCACTGGAACTGTTTCATGGACCCACACAGGCCTTCAAGGATGTCGGCGCTCGATTTATGTCGCGCTGCTTGTCGCATTTTTACAAGGATAAAAAAGAAGACGTCACCATTCTCGTGGCTACTTCCGGGGATACGGGAAGTGCAGTCGCTCATGGTTTTTTTGATCTGCCGGGCGTTGCCGTAACCATACTTTTCCCGAAAGGAAAAGTGAGTCCTTACCAAGAGTTTCAAATGACGAGCTTGGGAAAAAATATCCTTGTCGCCGAAGTAGAAGGGACTTTCGATGATTGCCAAAAACTGGTCAAAGAGGCTTTCAACGATAAGGAATTACGAAAGGAAATGACACTGAGCAGTGCCAACTCCATCAATATCGCACGCTTGCTTCCGCAAATGCTGTATTACTTTTTTGCCTACAAGCAGCTCAAGTCAAAGCTCGGCGATAAAAGACTCGTGGTATCCGTTCCTTCGGGAAACTTAGGTAATCTTACGGCGGGCTTATTGGCCAAAAAGATCGGGTTGCCCATCGATCAGTTCATTTCAGCGCACAATGCCAACGATACTTTTTACCAATACCTCTCCACAGGTGAATTTGTAAAGAAAGCTTCCGTGCTCACTTATTCTAACGCTATGGACGTGGGCAATCCGAGCAATTTTGAACGGATAGAGCACCTCTACAAAGGCAACATCACTCGAATGAAAGCCGATGTCAGTGCCAATCGATTCAGCGATTCTTCCACCGTTGAAGAAGTGGAGAAGTGCTATCGAGAAACCGAGTATATTTTAGATCCACACGGCGCAGTTGGGAAATTGGCCTTATCCGAGCAACTCCATGAAAATGAGATCGGGGTGTTTTTGGAAACGGCTCATCCACAAAAGTTCTCGAAGATCATCGTCAAAGCCATTCCCGACTATCGATCTGAGAAAGTGAACCTGGAAGGCTGCAGCAAAGTCAGTATGAAAAATGACTACTCCGATTTGAGAAAGCTTTTGATGAAGCGGAATTGAAGAAGTCGAACATCTCGATTCCTATTTGAATAGGGAGAATTCGATCTTGAATCTACCTCATTACCCAAAGTGTTCAATTCCATTCGAACCTCACAATCATCACCATCAATTCAAAACCAATGCCAAACCTCAATTTGAATAGACTGTGATCAAGCGATTCTTCAAATGGACATTCAGACTTATATTGGGATTAATTCTGCTGATTGTAGTAGCATATGGAGGTTTTCATCTGGCAGAATACGCCACGGGCGGGAAGTACCTCGACTATCTTATGGCAAATAGTGAGAGCGTGACTACCGAATCAAGTTTCACCTTCGAACTAATGGGTACCGATATCGAGAATAGTAAACTCATCCTTGTCGGAGAGATTCACGGATTTAAAACTCCACAACAGTTCGATCTCAACTTCTTTAAATACTTACATAGCGATCATGGCGTAAGCACTTATATAGCCGAGCTCGTCTTTGTTCAGGCTGAACTTATGAACGGATATATGGAGTCGGGAAGCGAAGATGAACTCTACCGATTTCTCGAAAACTGGGCTGTGGTTCAGGGGCAGAGAAACATAGACTATTACGATAAGTACCGGAAGCTTTAGGAGTACTACCAGTCGCTCCCTCCTGACGAGCGCTTCCAATTTATCGGTATCGATCAAATTCAGGATGAAGCGCTTTTTGCTGATTTTGTAAATAACTTAGTCCCCGATAGCCTTCTTCCTGAGTTTTCGACCATCAGTGATGCGACCCTTTCGGGGAAATTGAACCTGCTCAAAACAGCTTTTGCCAATAGCGCTGATACCTTAACCATGCTTGATCACCTTCAAGCAAACTTGGAATATGAAAAGATCGGCAGGGAAGAAATCCTCTTTCGAAATTTTCATGCGCTGTACGAGCAACATAATCTTAGAGCCGAAAAAGTATACGGATATTTCGAGCTGTTTCATGTATTCCAATACCGCGTCAATGGCAAACATCCATTGGCTTCGAAAATTAGAGAATCTGATTTAGGACTTTTAGAGAAAATTCTCTCCGTCAACTTTATGATGAATGAAAGCTATATGGTTATGCCTAGCCGAGGTTTGCCTGAGTTTATGCGCACGGGGTCGGTCAATAGCAAGATGCCTATTTCTGCGGACAACATGCTCTTCATGCACATCTATGGTGTGAAGGACTTTAAGCGCACGACTCCCGAAAACCACAAGTCGCTTATCAAGCTCGACGTTGAAGCTAGCCCCTACGAATGTTCGAGTCGGATGAATAGCACGATTCAAATACTTCCTGTGGCAGATAAAATGGAAATGACCGACGAGGGGGAGCCTTATGTTCAGTACACTGTATTCATTAGGAACTCAGATTGAGCAGAGCCGATGGATCAATAGATTTTTGGCTTAGAACCAAATTAAAAATCCAACGTCAACTGCCCTCCTTTACTTGGAGGCTCCGTATCGAGATTGCTCACCGAGATGCCAAAGAGTCGAAAGGACTGCTCACGTGGATGGGCTTCTAGTAGCTCCAAGGCGATGCTGTATATCTCCTCCTCGCGATCAGTAAAATGATCGATGGAACGGCTCCGCGTATGTGTGGTAAAATCGCTGTAGCGCAATTTGAGGGTGATCGTTTTGCCTCTGTACTTACCTTGTTTCATGCGTTGGCTTACCTCTTCGGATATGGGTTGTAACGCCGCTATTTGCTCCGTCAAATCTGAAATATCTTCGCTGTAAGTGCGCTCCGCTCCCACCGATTTGCGGATGCGATCGGGCCGCACGGGTCGCTCATCTAGTCCCCGGCAAATGTGAAAATAGTAGCTACCACTCTTACCAAAGAGCTGAACCAATTCAGGGCGAGTGTACTTCCGCAAGTCTGCACCGGTGTGAATACCCATCCCATTCAGTTTTTCGGCTGTGACCTTCCCGATACCGAAGAAGCGCTTGATCTCCAAATTGGCGGTAAACTCATCGATCTGTGTGGGATGAATCAATTTTTGCCCGTTGGGCTTGTTGATGTCCGAGGCTACTTTAGCCAGAAATTTATTGACCGAGATACCGGCACTGGCGGTAAGTTGGGTTTCATCCAAAATGCGTTGACGTATCTCGCGGGCTATTTCGGTAGCGCGGTTCATCCCGCGCTTGTTTTCGGTTACATCCAGAAAGGCCTCATCGAGCGAAAGTGGTTCCACCAAGTCGGTGTAGTCGTGAAAAATTTCGCGAATCTGTTGCGACACTTCTTTGTAGACTTCGAATCGCGATCTGGTAAATATCAACTCGGGACACTTTCGGGCGGCGATGGAGGAAGGCATCGCAGACCTAACGCCAAACTTTCGCGCTTCGTAACTTGCCGCAGCTACTACACCGCGTTCGCGGGAGCCGCCAACAGCTACGGGCTTCCCTCGCAATTCGGGATTATCGCGTTGCTCAACGGATGCAAAGAAGGCATCCATATCGATGTGCAGGATTTTGCGCAGTGTACTGGTTTTTCTAATTGCTAACTGCAAAAGTAGCAGACTTAGGGGTTGAAATACAATCAAAGCCCTCCTCCGTCATGCCTCTACTGCGTCGTGGCCTGCCAGCTCCTCCGAAGGAGCATAAAATCACGCCAATCAATTTTAACTGTTCTTACTCTACACTCTGTGCTGACCAAATAAAAAAAGGATAGCTCTGAAAACGTGTCCTCCGCTAGCGGAGTTGGATTGCGCAATCTGGCGGTACCACAAACCCGTTTTCTCATCGATCTCTTTCACCTTTTACCTCATCGAACTATATTCGCTTGAGCATTCTCCTTTAGAGAAAACTTACTGAATACATCGTCAAGTTACACGGTGCAAAACATGGAGGCATTAATTGAACTTAAAGGGAAGATACAAGCCGTCAGTACTATGGAGTAAGGCAAAGGCCTTTGCTACGCTTGCTTGTTTGGTCTTTGGTCTATCCGGTTTCGCCCAATCTCAAGCAATCGATCTCACCCTGCGTGAAGTCTCTACTTATGACTTGTCATCGGGGTTTTCAACCAACTGTTTCGAGAAATCATTCCAAGACCCGACTGGTCTTCTCTGGTTAAAATCTTGTCCATTCGTAGGATGGGAATACAACCACCATTTCACAACATTTGATGGGCACACACCCAGAATCCCTGATTTTGAAGGCGATGAATTCCCAAACGGGCTAATTGTTCAAGCTTTGGACATGACCCCTGAGGGCATAATATATGGCACCTATTCTGATGAAGTCCGAAAAAAAAATGGTCTCTTCTTCCTGAATACAATCGATAGAACGCTTCGGATTCGAGAAAGCAAAGTATTGGGCTCGGAAAGTCTCCCATTGGTTTCTTGTCAGCTAGACGGTGAATCGCTCATCCTTCTCTTTGCTGATACTACGGGATTTGACATTCGTAGGATGAACATGGCCGATGAAGTCACTGAATTGGTCCTGCGTAAGCGCTATGATTTCAACCCTAGACTGCGCCCTGAGAATAGACACAATCCCTTCATCGGTCGATTTGTTGACGCCTCGTACATTTATCACTATCAAGACAATTATTGGGTCCTTACCGGCGGTTTGCCCTTTTTCCGGTACGACGCACTCAAAGATTCATTGACTACCATTGGCGCAGAGCATTTGGGCAATGCCTATGAAGAATATCTCAGCAATCTCGACCAGCCTCCCATCTTCATACCACAAACAGATGGCCGTTTTATTTTGGCCCTGCCGAATACAGAAGCCGGGGTATTCCAATACGATGTTGAAAAAGATACTTACACCCCCTTCCCCGCACTTTTTGGAATGACGCAAAACGATCGTGCGGGAATTACTAAAAGTGCCAGCGCCCAACCGAACAAAGCAATCAGGTATCTGAAGAACGATCCCATTGAATATGAGAACGTGCTATTGAATAGCGATGGATCGGTGACCAAAGTTTTACTGCCCTCGGCTGTGCGCGAAGTGTTCTATTACCAGAAATCATCTTCGGGCCATATTCTGGTATGTACGGATGCAGGATTAATGGTCACGCAGAGCAAGGACAATACTCCGGCGCAGGCATTTTTAAACGAATTTCCTATGCGGAGCTTATTGCCCTTAAACGACTCCGTGGTTTTGATCAATGCGCGCGCCATAGGCAAACCTATCAGCACCTTCAATGTTTTGAATCCAAATGCGGAACTCAAGCCATTTTCCGACTATTTCCAAGGAAACGACGGCGGTCAATTGGTGCAAAGAACCGATGGAAAAATCTGGGTGCCTTCAGGAATTGAGGTTGCACTTATCGATGTCACGGCAAATCGCGTTTCTACATTCCCGAACCGTTTTGCAAATTTTGAACGATTCGACCTGATTGATGACACGACTTTGGCCGTTTTTTACGAAGGTGAGCTCTTTGAATGGAATCCCGTTACAGATGCTTACAAACTGCTGTTCAGCCATCCTGAGCTGATCGAACAATCCGGTTATTTACATGCCTTGCACATCCATTCCGATGGCGACTTCTATATTGCTATGAACAATGGCTTAATTCGCATTTCCAAGGATTTCAACAAACACGAAATTTTTGGAATTTCTTCTAAAGATCAACTATTGAAAATCCTTTCTATTACGGAAGATTCTGAAGGTCGGCTCTGGCTGGGCACTTATGCCCATGGCATTCAGGTTTTCAATCCGGAAGATGAATCTTTTCAACCCATTGACATTTCGAATGGATTGCTGAGCAATACGGTAGCCTCCATTGAGGCGGGTATCGATGGTATTATGTGGGCGGGGACGTTTAATGGTGTGTCCATTATCGATGCAAATACTTTCGAAGTAGTGACTACCCTCACCGAAGATGATGGCTTGGCAAACAATGAATCCAACCGATTTTCGTCAGGGAAGTTCTCAGATGGGCGCATCCTGATCGGTTCCATCACCGGGTTTTCGGTGATATCACCACATACTGTGGCTAAGGCGATGGAGCACCATACATTGCCGGAGATTTTTCTATCTGCTGCATCCTGGAAAGATGCCGATACGGGCGAAGAAAGGATAGCTTATACAAGCAGCGATGAAATCATTGAACTTCCGGCCAATAAACGCGACCTCACATTGGAACTTGCTTTGAATGTATATGGAGAGCCAAACACGCATAAATTCAAATACAAAATTGGAGAAGGCGCATGGCAATTCGCAGGTTCCAGTCAAAGGTTGTACCTAAATAGCTTGCCGACAGGCTCCTACTCCATTCAGGTAAAAGGTATCGATCATCTCGGTAACGAATCAGTCAATACTGCTGTGATCCCAATCAATGTATTGCCCTTTTTCTACCAGCAATGGTGGTTCTATTTGCTCTGTGCATTGCCTTTCTTGGTTTTTGGATTTGCGTGGGTACGTCGTCAGAAAAAAATCAAAAAGGAATTGATTACTGAGGTAGACTTGGCCACATCTAAGCTAAAAGAGGACAAGGTATTGATCGAAAGTCAAGCCAGGAAACTTCAAGAATTGGATGAACTTAAATCGCGGTTTTTCACCAATATCTCTCACGAGTTCCGAACGCCCCTTTCTGTGATATTGGGCATTGCCAATAGGCTGGAAAAGCATCCGGATGAAGGGGTAAACACAAATGTGGGGCTCATTCAGAAGAACACAAACATTCTGCTCAACCTCATCAATCAAATTCTAGACCTGGTAAAACTCGAAGCGGGTGAGCTGCAGATAGATTATGTGCAAGCCAATATGATTGCCTTCATTCATCGGATAGTAGATGGTATAAAACCACTTGCCGATAGTAAAGGTGTGAGTGTGCAATTGCACTGCACTCCCGAAGAATTGGTGATGGATCTTGACCAAAACAAAACCTTTAGGATTCTGGCAAACTTGCTGAGCAATGCGATTAAGTTCACTCCGGAAAATGGTGAAGTCAAGATCAATACCTTGGTTGAAAATGGAAAGCTCAAACTAACCGTTTCCGATACGGGGCGTGGTATACCTGCCGATAATCTGCCGTTGATATTCGACCGTTTTTACCAAGTAGATTCCTCAACCATTCGTGAAGGTGAGGGAACGGGTATCGGTCTGAACTTCACCAAAGAGCTGATAGAACTCCTTTCGGGAACCATCGAAGTACAAAGTACTGTGGGCCGAGGAACTACTTTTACCGTTTGGCTTCCCATAAAGCACAATGCTGCACTCACGAAGATCCAAGATTTGGAATCGACCGAGAGCATAATGATGCTGCCCGCGAGCGAGGAAATGACTGCAACGGAATTACCTCCTGATGATTTTCCCCTCCTATTGATCATTGAGGACAATGCCGACGTGGCAAAAGTGCTAAGGCTCATCTTGCAACCGACTTATCGTTTGAGCATAGCGGAGAATGGGCAAATTGGGATTGATCAGGCCAAAGCGCTGGTGCCCGATATGGTGCTCTCGGACGTGATGATGCCTGTGAAAGATGGTGTGCAAGTATTGAATGAATTGAAAAACGACCCCATTACTTCGCATATCCCGGTCATATTGCTCACTGCCAAAGCAGATATGAAATCGCGCCTGGAAGGGCTGCGCAGAGGTGCCGACGATTATTTGAGCAAGCCTTTTCACGAGGAAGAGCTCAAACTCAGAATTAAAAACAATCTGGAAGCCAAGCAACGCTTGCAGGCGCGCTACCAAAATGGAGCACCAACCAATCCGAGTAACCATCCGGAGGTTGAGCTGGAAGATGCGTTCATTCTGAGTTTACAAAAAATCCTCGAAGCGCATTTGGACAACAGTGAATTTGGTATCAAAGATTTTTGTGCCGAACTAGGCGTGAGCCGCATGCAACTCCACAACAAACTCAAAGCCCTTACAGGACTTTCTACTTCCAATTACATTCGATCCTTGCGCCTGAAAAAGGCCAAAGAATTGATGAAAAATGCTGAGTTAACCGTTTCAGAAATCGGATACATGGTAGGATTTGCATCCCATGCTTATTTCAGCAGAAGTTTCAGCGAACAATTTGGCCAATCGCCTTCCGAATACAGGGAAAAGCTGTCTTAGGCACCGCAGCTAAGCATGCGATAAGGAGCAAAAAACAGCTCCGTAAACCACTGTTTAACAGGATGATTTACAATAGTGCATAATGCAAATACAATGTTGCAAAGCGATGCTTGCATTGTGTCTCATATTTGGATTGAACAAAATGTGAACTGATAACACAAACACCATGAAACACTTCTACAAGTTTCTTTTTTTAGCGGCCATTTTACAAGCTCAATTTGTACATGCCCAAGATTTCACCACAACTTTTTTCGCTCCGAACATTGCAGACTGGAATGAAGTTGCACCAGAATCCGTCTCCGTTACATTCTCGTCTAATAATGTAGCATTGGGATGCACACCCGAAATGGTCATGGGTCAATCAATCCCTTTTTCTTGGTATCAAAACATACTAAACCAAGAGTACAAATGGAATACTGTAGCTCCCAATACGGCGGTCGAAATCACCATTGAATTTGAATTTGAAACTGGCGAAATATTTGAACCAGCTCTCTTTCCTTTTCACAACGAAATAAGTGTCGATTACAACGGAATTTCCCAAACAATTGCGCTAGAGGTAGACGATAATTTCGTGTCACCTTCCATGTCCTGTACCTTCACAATCGATACCGGCGACCCTATCTTTGAAGAACCATACAGCCGTGGGCTAGACATCGTATTCTGGGATCGCAACAATATTTTTGACGATGCCTTTACGATGGCTACTCAGTTTTTTATTCCGGGTGACCGAATGATAAACAATCCGCTATGGACGACTACTGCTCCATCTACCCCACAGCTCATTTTGCGCGACCCGCCCGGTGATGGTAGTTTTACAGAAATCATTCAAGGCGATGAGACCTGTCACGGACACGCCGTGTCGGTGGCGACTGATGAATCTACCGAAGTCTGGGCATCTGTTAAACTCGGTGTGAGTGGCGAAGTGGGACTCCTTTATTCATCAACTGTGGACACTTATTTGGAAGTATCCGGGGGGCTTGAAATGGGCTTGGTTCACACGACCGTGGACGAATCAAAAATGTGTATTAGTGTTGAAAATAATTATTCTACAAGTATCGAAGACCCAATTTTCGAAGCAAACAGTGGCGATCTGTACATCGGTTCGGCCATCACATACGCCTACGGGGTATTTGAATCAGTGTATCTCGAAAGCTGCAATTTATACCAGGATAGACAACTCGCTTTTCTACCCGTCAGTTCAAGCGATTTTTTCATCTACCCGGAGAGTTATATTCTCAATACCATCATTCCAGATTTAGAAGCAAACTTGGCTACCCTTACGCCGGATACGGATCCTTACATTCAGTCAGAAGACAATTTGGAAGTTTGGGAACAATACATCCAACTCAACGCAGAAATAAAAGCGGAAGCCTTTGCCAACCAAACACCCGTACCCAAATCTTGGACAGCACAATCTGCCGAAACAGAAACAGTGAGTACCCTGACATCTGAAATGCGGGAAGTGGAATATAATATGTACATCGACCAAAATGTGGCAATTGAGGTAGGAATATACGCCGGAAACAATGGCGGAAGTGCAGGTGCCCGCATTCGCTCCAAAACGAGTAAAGGCAGTACGAACTCCTCTTCAAACCAGCACGAAACAACCATCAGCTATACCTTTGCAGATGACGATGTGATTTCATCAGAAAATCTAGATTCCGATGTATTCTCGGTAGACATCTATAAAGATCCCACTTTTGGCACGCCCATTTTCAAACTCAATGAAGAAAACACTGCCACTAGCTGTCCTTACGAAGGCGGTTACCAAATGCACAATCCGGAAATCACCTTCGAATCCAACAATTCAGATGACTTGACCATCTCAGATATTCCCAATGGAGATTCGTATACATTCGAGGTAGATATTTGCAATGACAGTGATTTTGCTCGAGAGTACTTCATCAAGGTACCATTGGAGAGTAATTTGAATGGATTACAAGTATCACTTGCCGGTACTCCGATTAATGTAAGCGATGGGATTACGACCAATATAATTCCAGCAAATACCTGCCTGGAAGATGCAGATGTGACAATAACACAAACCAATGGCAGTGAAGTATTGGACTATGAAGACATTCAAATTGTGATGTTTACGCCATGTCAACCGAGCTTTACCCCTACCACTTCTATCGTCACATTTGATGCTTATTTCACTAACAATACTACCGGACTCAATGAGTTGGAAGACAAGAACAATCTGCTCTCAGTATTTCCAAATCCAAACAAGGGGCAGTTCTCAGTAAAAGCGGAAGATCTTAAAGAAGTTAGCACTTTAGAAGTGAGAGACATTACGGGTAGAATGATCTATGAAACTCAAGTACTGCCAAATACCGAAAATCTCAACATCAACTTAGATAATGCTTCGAAAGGAATCTATATTCTCACCGTTTTCAATAGCGAAGTGCGTATGACGCAGAAAGTGGTCGTTGACTAAGCTTTGTATGAATCAGTTCGCGAGAAACCCTATTCCGATTGTCTTTCGGGATGGGGGTTTTTTGATTGTGGGAAAAGGTTGATACACTGTCTACAACTCCTCTTGCAATCTCAAAAACAATAGATTGGAAAGTCTAAGGTTTTAATAATGACATGCTCATCAAAACGAAATCTATGAAAAACTTCAGTCATTCGCGGATTCAGAGATATACCCAGCTGACACCTATTTGTGGACTCTAAAGCGTGGCTTCACAAATTGGAGGTCCTGATATTTCCTCGCGGTAAGAGAAGAAGGCATGGCCGAGAAGGCAAACCAATCTCGATTGATATATTTACCTCTTTAAGAAAATCATTTAACACACGGATATTCCAACCAAAAGCCATGATAAAACGATTTTTTAAGTGGACAGCTAAAATTATTCTTGGATTGATCTTGCTCATCGCCTTGGCCTACGGAGGCTTTCACCTAATAGAATACGCTACTGGTGGAAAATACGTGGAGTACCTTTCGGCAAATAGCGAGACCATTGGCACAGAAGAGGCTTTCACATTTGACCTTATGAGTGCTGATATCGAGAACAGTAAACTCATCCTTGCGGGAGAAATTCACGGCTTTAAAACGCCGCAACAGTTCGATCTCAACTTCTTTAAATACCTACACCGAGATCACGGAGTGCGCACATATGTGGCCGAGCTCGACTTTGTTCAGGCCGAGCTTATGAATCGATACATGAAATCAGGTAGCGAAGAAGAACTCTACCGAATTCTCGAAAACTGGACCGTGGTGCAAGGACGCAGAAACATGGACTACTACGATAAGTACCGCAAGCTTCAGGTTTATTACGACTCCCTTCCGTCAGAAGAGCGTTTCCAATTTATCGGCATTGATCAAATTCAGGATGAAACACTCTTTGCCGAATTTGTCAATGACCTGGTACCCGATAGCCTTCTTTCTGAAGTCTCGACCATCAGTGACACCACACTTTCGGGGAAGATCAATTGGCTTGAAACGGCTTTCGCCAATAGCGCTGACACCTTGGCCATGCTGGCTCATATTCAAGCAAACTTGGACTACGGAAAGATCGGAAGGGAAGAAATCCTCTTTCAAAATTTTCACGCATTGTACCAACAGCATAATCTTGGCGAAGAAAAAGTATATGGATATTTTGGTCTGTTTCATGTATTTCAATACCGCGTCAATGGCAATCATCCACTGGCGTCAAAAATCAGAGAATCCGATTTGGGACTGGAAGGAAACATTCTCTCCATCAATTTTATGATGAACGAAAGCTATATGGTAATGCCCAGCAATGGCCTGCCTGAGTTTATGCGCACCGGGCCCGTGAATAGTAAGATGCCCATTTCGGCGGACAACATGCTCTTCATGTACATCTACGGCGTAAAGGATTTTAAGCGCATGACTCCCGAAAACAGCAAATCGTTGATCAAGCTAGATGGAGAAGGAAGTCCTTACGAAAACTCATCGCGAATGAACACGACCATTCAGATACTTCCTGTGGCAGATAAAATGGAAATGACCGACGAGGGTAAGCCTTATGTTCAATACACGGTATTCGTGAGAAACTCTGATTGGGCAGAGCCAATGGAAGAATAGAGAACATGAGAATCCCTTGGCCTATTTGTTTCCTCCTCTTCGTTTGTTTTGGCTGTACGGCCAATAAGCAACTAACAAAAGGAAGCGTCGAACCAAAGGAGTTTAATGCTAAAGTATCCTTTACCACAGCCAAGTCATTGGTCCTGATCCCTTGCGAAATAGAAGGAAATACCAAGAATTTTATTTTCGATACAGGCGCGCAAGTCACCACTATCCAACGGGATTCAATCTTTGGCGAGATCATTACGGTTAGAGGTGGCTCAAATCGAACCGTGGAAAATGGCAGCGAAACGGTAGCCTCCTTAAAAATTGGAGAAGTAGATTTCATCAACACTTTCGCCACCAATGAAAATGAGGTGGAGTTGAGCAAAAGAATCCCTAATTATGGCGGCATCCTTGGAAGAACGGTGATTGACAAAGCCAATTGGCTGATCAACTACCCTGAGAAAACAATCGAGCTATCGAATGAGAACATCTGCACGGATGG
This genomic window from Cryomorphaceae bacterium 1068 contains:
- a CDS encoding T9SS type A sorting domain-containing protein, whose product is MKHFYKFLFLAAILQAQFVHAQDFTTTFFAPNIADWNEVAPESVSVTFSSNNVALGCTPEMVMGQSIPFSWYQNILNQEYKWNTVAPNTAVEITIEFEFETGEIFEPALFPFHNEISVDYNGISQTIALEVDDNFVSPSMSCTFTIDTGDPIFEEPYSRGLDIVFWDRNNIFDDAFTMATQFFIPGDRMINNPLWTTTAPSTPQLILRDPPGDGSFTEIIQGDETCHGHAVSVATDESTEVWASVKLGVSGEVGLLYSSTVDTYLEVSGGLEMGLVHTTVDESKMCISVENNYSTSIEDPIFEANSGDLYIGSAITYAYGVFESVYLESCNLYQDRQLAFLPVSSSDFFIYPESYILNTIIPDLEANLATLTPDTDPYIQSEDNLEVWEQYIQLNAEIKAEAFANQTPVPKSWTAQSAETETVSTLTSEMREVEYNMYIDQNVAIEVGIYAGNNGGSAGARIRSKTSKGSTNSSSNQHETTISYTFADDDVISSENLDSDVFSVDIYKDPTFGTPIFKLNEENTATSCPYEGGYQMHNPEITFESNNSDDLTISDIPNGDSYTFEVDICNDSDFAREYFIKVPLESNLNGLQVSLAGTPINVSDGITTNIIPANTCLEDADVTITQTNGSEVLDYEDIQIVMFTPCQPSFTPTTSIVTFDAYFTNNTTGLNELEDKNNLLSVFPNPNKGQFSVKAEDLKEVSTLEVRDITGRMIYETQVLPNTENLNINLDNASKGIYILTVFNSEVRMTQKVVVD
- a CDS encoding ATP-binding protein, with the protein product MNLKGRYKPSVLWSKAKAFATLACLVFGLSGFAQSQAIDLTLREVSTYDLSSGFSTNCFEKSFQDPTGLLWLKSCPFVGWEYNHHFTTFDGHTPRIPDFEGDEFPNGLIVQALDMTPEGIIYGTYSDEVRKKNGLFFLNTIDRTLRIRESKVLGSESLPLVSCQLDGESLILLFADTTGFDIRRMNMADEVTELVLRKRYDFNPRLRPENRHNPFIGRFVDASYIYHYQDNYWVLTGGLPFFRYDALKDSLTTIGAEHLGNAYEEYLSNLDQPPIFIPQTDGRFILALPNTEAGVFQYDVEKDTYTPFPALFGMTQNDRAGITKSASAQPNKAIRYLKNDPIEYENVLLNSDGSVTKVLLPSAVREVFYYQKSSSGHILVCTDAGLMVTQSKDNTPAQAFLNEFPMRSLLPLNDSVVLINARAIGKPISTFNVLNPNAELKPFSDYFQGNDGGQLVQRTDGKIWVPSGIEVALIDVTANRVSTFPNRFANFERFDLIDDTTLAVFYEGELFEWNPVTDAYKLLFSHPELIEQSGYLHALHIHSDGDFYIAMNNGLIRISKDFNKHEIFGISSKDQLLKILSITEDSEGRLWLGTYAHGIQVFNPEDESFQPIDISNGLLSNTVASIEAGIDGIMWAGTFNGVSIIDANTFEVVTTLTEDDGLANNESNRFSSGKFSDGRILIGSITGFSVISPHTVAKAMEHHTLPEIFLSAASWKDADTGEERIAYTSSDEIIELPANKRDLTLELALNVYGEPNTHKFKYKIGEGAWQFAGSSQRLYLNSLPTGSYSIQVKGIDHLGNESVNTAVIPINVLPFFYQQWWFYLLCALPFLVFGFAWVRRQKKIKKELITEVDLATSKLKEDKVLIESQARKLQELDELKSRFFTNISHEFRTPLSVILGIANRLEKHPDEGVNTNVGLIQKNTNILLNLINQILDLVKLEAGELQIDYVQANMIAFIHRIVDGIKPLADSKGVSVQLHCTPEELVMDLDQNKTFRILANLLSNAIKFTPENGEVKINTLVENGKLKLTVSDTGRGIPADNLPLIFDRFYQVDSSTIREGEGTGIGLNFTKELIELLSGTIEVQSTVGRGTTFTVWLPIKHNAALTKIQDLESTESIMMLPASEEMTATELPPDDFPLLLIIEDNADVAKVLRLILQPTYRLSIAENGQIGIDQAKALVPDMVLSDVMMPVKDGVQVLNELKNDPITSHIPVILLTAKADMKSRLEGLRRGADDYLSKPFHEEELKLRIKNNLEAKQRLQARYQNGAPTNPSNHPEVELEDAFILSLQKILEAHLDNSEFGIKDFCAELGVSRMQLHNKLKALTGLSTSNYIRSLRLKKAKELMKNAELTVSEIGYMVGFASHAYFSRSFSEQFGQSPSEYREKLS